The following coding sequences are from one Nicotiana tomentosiformis chromosome 3, ASM39032v3, whole genome shotgun sequence window:
- the LOC138907681 gene encoding uncharacterized protein: MRDTIAEQNDTIAELRRGNNVRPQARKNVPLDPIVNQENPIDDFNDIDFNMVEAIFDCHNYSEGKKVKLVVVEFYDNAAILWKKLTRDRVQEGHAPITTWAEIKRVRRKRFVPSHIQRELQHRLQTLKQRSMFVDEYFKAMDMAMIQANCMEEEEATMARFLNERKNKRKQTSSRKGRSNAISKKPLPNQEMKSYSRPQEDKGKGKFENKEGGKTFNPKPSTPSGSIQCHKCKGNMMHECPSRRNIILIEDEGHESEKVREKKREI, encoded by the exons ATGAGGGACACCATTGCtgagcaaaatgatacaatagctgAACTTAGGAGGGGAAATAATGTTAGGCCCCAAGCTAGGAAAAATGTACCCCTTGAtcccattgtaaatcaagaaaaccctatagatgattttaatgatattgattTTAATATG gttgaagccatctttgactgtcacaactactctgagggtaagaaggttaaacttgTTGTTGTTGAGTTTTATGACAATGCTGCTATTTTGTGGAAAAAGCTTACTAGGGACAGAGTTCAAGAAGGACATGCACCAATTACTACTTGGGCTGAGATAAAGAGGGTGAGGAGGAAGAGATTTGTGCCATCACACATTCAAAGAGAGTTACAACATCGTCTTCAAACATTGAAGCAAAGGTCCATGTTTGTTGATGAAtactttaaggctatggatatggctatgatccaagctaattgtatggaggaagaagaggctacaatggctaggtttttaaatg aaaggaaaaataaaagaaagcaaactaGCTCGCGGAAAGGTCGGTCAAACGCCATCTCCAAGAAGCCATTGCCAAATCAAGAGATGAAGAGTTATTCTAGACCTCAAGAAGACAAGGGTAAAGgtaaatttgagaacaaagaGGGAGGTAAAACCTTTAACCCTAAACCTTCTACACCTTCTGGTTCTATTCAATGTCATAAATGTAAAGGAAatatgatgcatgaatgtccaagtagaagaaacatcattcttaTAGAAGATGAAGGACATGAGAGTGAAAAAGTAAGGGAGAAGAAGAGAGAGATATGA